The window ATACTATGACAACGTGCGACCTCTCTCCTACCCGGACTCTGATGCAGTCCTCATCTGCTTTGACATCAGCAGACCAGAGACCCTGGACAGTGTACTGAAGAAGGTGCGTTTTCAGGGCATGTATGTCCTGTATATTGTAAGCTACCTCTGCTTTGCCCCTGAATTATAGTAGGAAGTGGCCTGTCCCACTAGAATTTTCAATCAGCCCCCTTGACCCTCTCTAAAAGTCTTCTTTGTTACTGGGTCAAGTGGCTTTTCAGAAATCCCAGCGCTCCAAATTACTTTACCGGGCTGTACCAATGAGGGGACTAGAACTCGGGTTGTACCATTTGAGAGGAATGTGAAAACAAACTCGCGTGAGGCTCAGCAGTAGTCCAACTGGCCTTGTTCACACATGGTCGTCCAGATCCCAGACACGGCTATGGTGGGTCTCGGTGCCCTTTGACCTGTAATGTCACCAACGCTCAGTATTGCACCAGCTGAGAGGCGTGTGGTCCTGTGTTGAACAACTAAGGGGAAACATGATGTTCAAGGCTCTGAATAAGCCTGGAAAAGTGGAAGAGGGTGTTTTCCATTACTTAAGTTGCGCGACACAAAGCTAGCGCTGTCAGAGTGACTTTTTTCCCTTTCTTTTCAACGATGGCATGATAGAAAGACAACGAGAGGGTGTGGGTGGTTGACTTGTTGAGATGCTCCAGTGTCCATCAATACAGCCCTTTATGCACATGTTTTACTCACAGAAGCCCAAATCTTAATTTGATCCTTGCGCATAACAAAAAGTCACGTTATCCACTTAACTCATGTTGGGTTGTCTGACGCTGAATATAAACCAATCCTGTAAAAgcacaactttttttttttgtacTAGAACTGTTGCTGATCTCTCCCGTTCTCTTTCCTCCGTATAGTGGAGAGGCGAGATCCAGGAGTTCTGTCCCAACACCAAGATCCTGCTGGTGGGATGCAAGTCAGATctccgtacagacctcaccacACTGGTGGAACTATCcagtcacagacagacacccgTGTCATATGATCAGGTAGGCGCTACATGCTTTTTGCTCGTAGTTTGACACTCACTAATATGCAGTTCATAGTTTTTATTGGACTTGTACTGTATGTCTTTCACTTGCCACATTTATTCATTAATAGTGCCATCTATTTACAgcttaaaaaaaatgttaagtCTGCTAAATTGCATAGATTTTCAATACTGAAATATGCTTGAGTTCCAGACTCTTTGTTCATCTCTCCCACTGATTCTCTGTCTCAGGGCTCTAACATGGCCAAGCAGATCAGTGCTCCGTACATCGAGTGTTCGTCTCTGCAGTCTGAGAACAGCGTCAGGGACCTCTTCCACGTGGCCACGCTGGCCTGCGTCAACAAGGGCAACAAGAACGTCAAACGCAACAAGTCCTCCAGGAGCACCAAGAGGATCTCACACATGCCCAGTAGGCCCGAACTAACCGCTGTCACGTCAGACCTTCGCAAAGACAAGGCCAAGAGCTGTACAGTCATGTGATTGCCCTAGACTAGGGCGACTGACTGTTATGGACTGGCAGGAGCAGGTGGGTGGTGAGGACTGTGCATAGAGCCCCTTCCCTCCTTCTAGACATGCATGCAAAGCAGTGAGAAGGCGGGTTATCGCCGCACATGACATTAtcagcccccccccaaaaaaaactatCAACCTACATCTAGCTGCCCTACTCTGTCATAGGAGAAGTACACCGGAGAGACTGAGGCCACTGAAGACTTAAATGTcttcagtttatttatttttaaaggtCAATAAACTAATCCACAAAGACGTGTGGACTTCTTGTCGACATTTCTTCACCCGCGGAAATGACGTGCACTTTTTTTGGTCCGGGATCTGGACAGTAAATGCGCTAATCTGGTTTTTGACTTTTGTCCTCAAAGAGAAAAGTGTACTGTGTATTCACCACTGAGTGAGAAGATCCTTGTTCAGATGCGAGAGACCGCTACTGTGTTCTGCTCAGTAAAATGGTTTACGAAGAGAGATGGAGCTCTTGCGCTTGCCCCCAGGTCTCGCACTTACAGCCAGAAGTTCAAAGGACTGCCTGTTCGAGTTTTGTTTTGTTACTGCCTTGAGTTTGTCAAATGGAAATGGGATGTTTGTGTTAAAAACTTGTTGCACACTGTTACAACAGAGCTGAAAGCCTTTTTAATGTGTTTTAGTACGTTGCATATTGTTCTAGCGATGTTTTCGATCAGCATTGCCTGCTTCCTCCTTGTTTTGCTGTCTTATAAGTTTACAACCAAAGAAAAACTTGACAGTGGCGATATCGCTCAGCGTACTACTGTTGTGACTGGCTGCATAACGATCATAGCCAATGATTTGAAAAGATGTGCTACATCTCTTTGAGGACGTATCCTACACCATGGCTCCTCTGTCACTGGGTAGATTTCAGCGGTGGTGTCTAGTCCCGAAGCCAGTCACTCCGTAACGGTAGGGGTGAACACCCACGCCAAGTTTTACATGCAGGATGGGGTTAACGATGCCAGTGCTGAAGGTCACTGAGCTCAAATCCATTATTGCACGGATTCTTTTTAAGGATGTCCTCAGCTATGCAATGCACAGATTCTGATGACCAGTGTCTAGTTTTCAATGTTAGCTGGTTGAAGGACTGTACAGTGCTGTTTGCTTTGTGAGGTGCTCTAGTGCAGGCTACACACTACTCAGTCAATCTCTGAATCCATAGCCTACTTTAATTCAAACGCATATCTCCTAGCTTGTATCATTGTTTGGTACTAGGCGTTTGACTAGTTCACTGGGTCAGTAGGCTAAGTCAAGTAGCTAAGTAGAACTAGCCTGCAGACGCTGTAGCTATAGATCCCTCCGCCCTCTCCAAGCAGCTGCTGGTGAAGTAGTTCTAAATCTAACAGCTGCAattttattttctgttctgtcaTCATAGTACTTTGGTGTTTTCCAATTTCTCATAACTGGAGAAGTCTGAACTGCTTTGACAATAGTATTATCAGCCAGCGGGTGTAGCCTCCTCTGTATGAAAATGGTTTAAAGTAACGGTCAGTGTTAGCTGTAGAACATCAACCTCTTTTGAAATTAAGTCCATTTGTGCGTCTGTATGATTGTTACCACAGTATTTATTGAAGTTATATATTTTCCATTTGACAATAAAGTTCAGTGTACAGTACAAGGTCCATTTCTGTCTTGACTAAGACCTGATTTTTGTCAAACTGTCTGGAATACCACAGATTCTGCCTGGATATTTTCAGAACACATTTCAGACATTTTGTTTTTCTTGCTGCATCTGCAGTCTCCTTGCAGTAAAATAATTGCTTCGCTTGGGATAATTAAAACATTGATTAATAGTCAATTAAATATTTCATCCTTCTGGCACATTAATAATCTGAGAACATCATGGACATGGTAACCGCAGTCTTTTCAGAAATAGTAATGCTGTTTGATGAAATTGTTCTCTCATCTACTTGGCCAGCTTGCACTTTCTCACCAGGTTCAAACGACTGCCTCTTGAGATGTCAATTAGGTTCGACTCCCGTAGATATGCTTTCACTCGCAAATTAACAGAATTAAGGCAAATGTATGCAGTTTAGTCAGATACTCCATGATAGATTAGTCAGTTTCTAGTTTGAGTTTTACATTTTGTATAACATCTTGACTTATTTCAAGACTGGCTGTAGGCCTACAGTGTTTGAGTGTCTAGGTAACCACGATTACCCTGGAAATGTTATACATCTGACAACCTGTGCTGAGATGCATTAAGTAGGTATGTTTCGTTACATTTTTTGCTAAAACTAAATGTGGTTGGAGTGTTACCGTTACTCAGCACATTAAATTGCCCCCCCCCGCTACATGTAGACCGAAATCCCGGGTGGCTAGAATGCAATAACTAAGACTTGCCATTCTAATAAATTGGCTGCCTAGGCTAGTCCGTGCCATGGTGGAACATGTACTCCTGTAGCTCTGAAACAATTGGCTGGTGAAAGTTGCCTGCCTACTGAATGTGATTCAGACATGCTACAGAGCCATGCAGGACAGAACAGTGGCTGTTATGCTCATCAGATCACAGATGGAAGCGTTGATCCAGTGGATGTACATCAGTCTTCTCTGGTGAAAGAAGTTGGACCTGTTCCAAAAAGGATTGGGGATTTCCTCCCTGGACCCTACCTGAATAAATTGTTTTAAaggaaatgtaaaaaaataaaataaatcagctTCCTCTCCAGCACCACATGTGAAAATGGCACGTTTTATAGTAAAAAAGATGagaagtgtttccaatgacatcaacCAATTAATTGGCAATACCTAGTCAAAATTGGTAAAAATCACAATGCACACCGATGTCATTGGAAATGCATCATCTGCCATCTTTTGTACTAAACGTAAATGTGTAATTTTCACAtttgttgatgttggggtggtgcttgAGAAAATGAATATGAAGTAGATTTTCTTTTTTTCACATTTCCCTTGAAATATGGAGACCCGGTTTGAACAAACCCGAGAACAACCAGACCCGGCACGATCCAATCCGAGTCAGGGAAGCAGTTGAAGATGTATCATTTTTTTAGATATGTTATTAATTAAAACTGTTAATGCCCGCATCGAGAGAAAGAGGAACAGACTTGGCAGCAGGCCAACGTTTGTGAAAAGAAGCAGCAGCATAAATTAGTTCTCTTTCTACTGCAGCAGTCAGGTTCAGGTCTGTACAGGTCCTTACCGGCAAATCAGTTCTAATTACACACCCAAGAACCGTGACAATCAAATCTGTTCCAACCCGGATCCGATGGGCAACTACAGAATTTCGGACCCGGTCAGGTCTCAGGTCGACCCTGGGTAATCCGGTTCGGGTGGACCCATGAACACCTCTAcactgtgcatgtctctgtgtgtggaatgCACAGCATCATGATGGATTACGTGCTGATGTCGCAGTTGTTTGCCAAGCTGAATTTCTTTCCGACCccccccttcctttcctccccagTGAGCAATTTTTCAGGCAGAACCCCTGGTCAATTTGTGACACACAAGTATAACACATACATTTGTCATCAGCAGCAAGGCATGTTGATTGCAGACAATTTGCCACGTGCATTGTGAATGCATAGTAATTATATCTGTAGGGGTCTTGTCACATGCACTAACTCTGTGAATGTCCCCCTAACCATGTAATGCtttagattttatttttttaaaccatcTTATATATCACCTGCTGGTCGATCAAGGTTACAGCTCAGATGACCCCTCTTTCCCTACAGCCCCAGTAGTCCCTTAAGAACCTGTGTCCTTGAACCCTAGAACATCTGCTGTAAAGTCATTGGCCTATCCTGTAATATTCCACAAGGTATA of the Oncorhynchus masou masou isolate Uvic2021 chromosome 10, UVic_Omas_1.1, whole genome shotgun sequence genome contains:
- the LOC135547648 gene encoding rho-related GTP-binding protein RhoE; this encodes MKDTGSSQKLSPKSGMDPNQSVKRKIVVVGDSQCGKTALLHVFAKDCFPENYVPTVFENYTASFEIDTQRIELSLWDTSGSPYYDNVRPLSYPDSDAVLICFDISRPETLDSVLKKWRGEIQEFCPNTKILLVGCKSDLRTDLTTLVELSSHRQTPVSYDQGSNMAKQISAPYIECSSLQSENSVRDLFHVATLACVNKGNKNVKRNKSSRSTKRISHMPSRPELTAVTSDLRKDKAKSCTVM